From Triticum aestivum cultivar Chinese Spring chromosome 4A, IWGSC CS RefSeq v2.1, whole genome shotgun sequence, a single genomic window includes:
- the LOC123084251 gene encoding uncharacterized protein: MLAVDVLSGVSTSFVHPQQDHIYHYQIQMATMYAFADAGSTAIEKGRAAVLAQKRLSINRLKRDFASVAFAVQHVSILDGVFEARRHLRSHQETGRPTAHISPALGAGSSPSSSGKQLEAKQSAAVGMVSCEEKEKEPGPNPHLTADVRLAGDSQAPGASCRRIDSLAGEAIRKTSGTCMMEAAMYRHWSDLQPELLGLVLKYLPSLSDRVRLRAVCRTWRSNSMLQPLPLPFPWLTLPDGTFLSIPGSEIHRIPVPEGACCQGSIDNWLFLINNANMCSLMNPFSKTALELPNLVAVWEREIRYHSDRKPIFYKLVVPSPLDSSPHSPVVALIMDDGCFHTLCISQPPIATASLRDNKDPRLFLSDVVFFNGKLYAWGRFGQLFIIDLGNDRTISSISCIIDSLGDIGGTPQHLSIAEEYMVKPYLVECGGKLLLVARWFRCTPSSTSYDVFEHKCTAAFQVFEADLHTSPGRWRKATELGGHALFLGQHGSKCLPAVGCSGYDEDCIYFMCDYVWPTSSANPLCDSGVYSMRDGTITPLMSEAAAAPLQRVGQWRPTWFFPPEAV, translated from the exons ATGCTGGCCGTCGATGTCTTGTCAGGCGTCAGTACATCCTTTGTCCATCCTCAACAGGATCACATATACCACTACCAGATTCAGATGGCCACCATGTACGCCTTCGCCGACGCCGGCTCCACCGCCATCGAGAAGGGCCGCGCGGCTGTGCTCGCACA gaaaAGACTCAGCATCAACCGGCTGAAAAGAGACTTCGCGTCCGTCGCCTTCGCTGTGCAACACGTGTCCAT ATTGGACGGGGTGTTCGAAGCCAGGCGCCACCTCCGCTCACACCAGGAAACTGGTCGCCCCACCGCCCACATCTCTCCTGCCCTGGGCGCCGGATCTAGCCCGAGCTCGTCGGGAAAGCAACTGGAGGCGAAGCAATCGGCGGCGGTTGGCATGGTTTCCTGtgaagagaaggagaaggag CCAGGTCCCAATCCCCACCTCACCGCCGATGTGCGCCTCGCCGGAGATTCCCAAGCCCCGGGCGCTTCCTGCCGCCGGATCGATTCCCTCGCAGGCGAGGCCATTAGGAAGACCTCAGGA ACTTGTATGATGGAGGCTGCAATGTATCGCCATTGGTCAGATCTTCAGCCGGAACTCCTGGGCCTTGTTCTCAAGTACCTCCCCTCCCTGTCTGACCGTGTTCGTCTAAGAGCAGTCTGTCGCACCTGGCGCTCTAATAGTATGTTGCAGCCCCTTCCTCTGCCATTCCCGTGGCTCACCCTCCCAGACGGTACTTTCCTCAGCATTCCAGGTAGTGAAATTCACCGCATACCTGTACCAGAAGGTGCTTGTTGCCAAGGCTCCATTGACAACTGGCTATTCCTCATTAACAATGCTAATATGTGCTCATTGATGAATCCTTTCTCCAAGACCGCACTGGAGCTTCCTAATCTAGTGGCTGTTTGGGAGCGTGAGATACGTTACCACTCTGACCGTAAACCAATTTTCTATAAGTTGGTGGTGCCCTCTCCCCTGGACTCGTCACCTCATTCCCCTGTCGTTGCACTAATCATGGACGATGGTTGTTTCCATACACTTTGTATTAGCCAGCCACCAATTGCTACTGCCTCGCTCAGAGATAATAAGGATCCACGATTGTTCCTTAGTGATGTCGTATTCTTCAACGGGAAGTTATACGCATGGGGTCGCTTCGGGCAGCTATTCATCATTGATTTGGGCAATGACCGTACCATTTCATCCATCAGCTGCATAATTGACTCTTTGGGTGATATAGGTGGAACACCGCAACATTTGTCCATAGCAGAGGAGTACATGGTAAAACCATATCTTGTTGAATGTGGTGGTAAACTGTTGCTGGTGGCAAGATGGTTTCGCTGCACGCCAAGTTCGACAAGCTACGATGTCTTTGAACATAAATGTACTGCCGCATTTCAGGTCTTTGAGGCAGACCTGCACACCAGCCCCGGTCGATGGAGAAAGGCCACTGAGTTGGGTGGCCATGCGCTCTTTCTTGGCCAACATGGCTCCAAGTGCCTGCCTGCTGTGGGATGCAGTGGATACGACGAGGATTGCATCTACTTCATGTGTGACTATGTCTGGCCGACCTCTTCTGCAAATCCTCTTTGCGACTCTGGTGTGTACAGCATGAGGGACGGCACAATCACGCCGTTGATGTcagaggcagcagcagcaccgCTGCAGCGTGTTGGACAGTGGCGGCCCACATGGTTCTTCCCTCCTGAAGCTGTGTGA
- the LOC123083046 gene encoding uncharacterized protein — MIRLVSRRNLVAATAIRWSPATLASRWLHTPTFVMVRSLVKPMGNAEFRHFWRVYLYAQSMYFTTHLELQRENNELGRGRKGSITREKKMYCGKKDRDPRAFARGDGAAAASTRPVASGWSGGCTDMLLEVPVCSLILSLGGSSPCPGLKGAHLLVIVLCS, encoded by the exons ATGATCCGCCTCGTTTCCCGGCGGAATCTCGTCGCCGCCACGGCCATCCGATGGTCCCCCGCCACGCTCGCTTCCAG GTGGCTGCACACGCCAACATTTGTGATGGTGAGGTCTCTGGTCAAGCCCATGGGAAATGCAGAATTTCG CCATTTTTGGAGAGTTTATCTATATGCCCAAAGCATGTACTTCACAACCCACTTGGAGCTCCAGAGAG AAAACAATGAGTTGGGGCGCGGCAGGAAGGGGAGCATCACCAGGGAGAAGAAAATGTATTGTGGGAAAAAGGACAGAGATCCCCGAGCTTTTGCGAGAGGGGATGGAGCGGCGGCTGCGTCGACCCGACCAGTTGCAAGTGGATGGAGCGGTGGCTGCACGGACATGCTCCTGGAGGTGCCGGTATGCAGCCTCATTTTGAGCCTGGGAGGATCCTCGCCCTGTCCTGGCCTCAAGGGTGCTCATCTACTTGTTATCGTGCTCTGCAGTTAG